In Holophagales bacterium, one DNA window encodes the following:
- a CDS encoding sigma 54-interacting transcriptional regulator codes for MDSDASLPEILVEIAEAAAETLELREVFDRVATAIRRLIPFDNMGVIRVLDDRWAVTHATTAPCGPCEPDCHEPQPIAAWSPRFRPRPGPIPRIDDAVRELDASFASDAAVLGAGMRSGLWQPFRLGESYGGVWLCSYAPRAFDDSHQESLRAIAALLGSAVEHWRLWDVDRRRRARLDRLDALMESFASSLDPREVLANISAAVREVLPHDLLVMTELDLRRRTLRIVASAGTADMPVPEGPISLSAAELDERTRESLILRDIPAEISGDNERERALLASGMRSWLRVPIWTGDEVRGGLGIFSRTAALYGEPDVEVAARLADRVGLVLSHQKLAEEARLVAEARERAERLEATVETLSRELEGRRRIRITGVSPGWHDVLVQIGRVASSETTVLITGESGTGKEIVADLIRQGSPRAAKPFVAVNCAALPEQLLESELFGHEKGAFTGAAQTKIGRLEQAQRGTLFLDEVGEMSPLVQAKFLRVLQEREFQRLGGTRVLKADVRVIAATNRDLAAAMARGSFREDLFYRLNVFEIHIPPLRERIEDVPILAESFLEELGRTTGRPAAGISRDAHEWLLSYHWPGNVRELRNAIERAILLCDGGLIAREHLPTPVARPDAARPSTGSATLDPQAPLPPGGVDLEEVERTLVERALRDARGNKSKAARLLGLTRAQLYSRLEKHGLSG; via the coding sequence CGCGAGGTCTTCGACCGCGTCGCGACCGCGATTCGCCGCCTGATCCCCTTCGACAACATGGGGGTGATCCGCGTCCTCGACGACCGTTGGGCGGTCACCCACGCCACCACCGCACCCTGCGGCCCGTGCGAGCCGGATTGCCACGAGCCGCAGCCGATCGCCGCCTGGTCTCCACGGTTCCGGCCGCGGCCGGGGCCGATCCCGCGCATCGACGACGCCGTGCGCGAGCTCGACGCGAGCTTCGCGAGCGACGCCGCGGTGCTCGGCGCCGGCATGCGCTCCGGCCTCTGGCAGCCTTTCCGCCTCGGGGAGAGCTACGGCGGCGTCTGGCTCTGCTCCTACGCGCCGCGCGCTTTCGACGACTCGCACCAGGAGTCTCTGCGCGCGATCGCCGCGCTGCTCGGCTCGGCCGTCGAGCACTGGCGGCTCTGGGACGTCGACCGGAGGCGGCGCGCGCGGCTCGATCGACTCGATGCGCTGATGGAGTCCTTCGCTTCGTCGCTCGACCCGCGCGAAGTTCTCGCCAACATCTCCGCAGCGGTCCGGGAGGTCCTGCCCCACGACCTGCTGGTAATGACCGAGCTCGACCTGCGGCGCCGCACGCTCCGCATCGTGGCGAGCGCCGGCACCGCGGACATGCCGGTGCCCGAGGGCCCGATCTCCTTGTCCGCCGCCGAGCTCGACGAACGCACCCGCGAGAGCCTGATCCTGCGCGACATCCCGGCCGAGATCTCCGGCGACAACGAGCGCGAGCGCGCACTGCTCGCCTCCGGGATGCGCTCGTGGCTGCGGGTTCCGATCTGGACCGGCGACGAGGTGCGAGGAGGCCTTGGCATCTTCTCGCGCACCGCAGCGCTCTACGGGGAGCCCGACGTCGAGGTCGCGGCGCGCCTGGCGGACCGCGTCGGCCTCGTGCTCTCCCATCAGAAGCTCGCCGAAGAGGCTCGTCTCGTCGCCGAGGCACGCGAACGCGCCGAGCGCCTCGAGGCGACCGTCGAGACGCTCTCGCGCGAGCTCGAGGGTCGGCGGCGCATCCGGATCACCGGCGTTTCTCCCGGCTGGCACGACGTGCTCGTCCAGATCGGCCGCGTGGCTTCCTCGGAGACGACGGTCCTGATCACCGGCGAGTCGGGAACCGGAAAAGAGATCGTCGCCGACCTGATTCGCCAGGGCTCGCCCCGCGCGGCGAAGCCGTTCGTCGCCGTCAACTGTGCGGCTCTCCCCGAGCAACTGCTCGAATCGGAGCTCTTCGGTCACGAGAAGGGAGCCTTCACCGGCGCGGCCCAGACCAAGATCGGCCGGCTCGAGCAAGCACAACGGGGAACGCTCTTCCTCGACGAGGTCGGCGAGATGAGCCCGCTCGTCCAGGCCAAGTTCCTTCGCGTTCTGCAGGAGCGAGAGTTCCAGCGCCTGGGCGGCACCCGCGTGCTCAAGGCTGACGTGCGCGTGATCGCCGCCACCAATCGCGACCTCGCGGCAGCGATGGCGCGGGGCAGTTTCCGGGAAGATCTCTTCTACCGGCTGAACGTCTTCGAGATCCACATTCCGCCCTTGCGCGAGCGGATCGAGGACGTGCCGATTCTGGCCGAGTCGTTCCTCGAGGAGCTCGGCCGCACGACGGGGAGGCCGGCGGCGGGAATCTCGCGCGACGCGCACGAGTGGCTGCTCTCCTACCATTGGCCGGGCAACGTACGCGAGCTGCGCAACGCGATCGAACGGGCGATCCTGCTCTGCGATGGCGGCCTCATCGCACGCGAGCACCTGCCGACTCCGGTTGCGCGCCCCGATGCTGCGCGCCCGTCGACCGGCAGTGCGACGCTCGACCCCCAGGCTCCCCTCCCGCCGGGAGGCGTCGATCTCGAGGAGGTCGAACGCACCCTCGTGGAGCGGGCACTCCGCGACGCGCGGGGAAACAAGTCGAAAGCCGCTCGCCTCCTGGGCCTCACCCGCGCCCAGCTCTACTCGCGACTCGAGAAGCACGGCCTCAGCGGCTGA
- a CDS encoding exo-alpha-sialidase — protein sequence MSRRLGRNGILSCFLLVALAGASAASAALGKGALEQELIKRYEEAKSKPAVLALDPGLSGRMNDKVALDAFLAAMPLSPLEYLKVDMKLNRYEIAIPQFLQRSHERWVALHEATARTLYGDEEVDTILSGWPVDTGADVVGSGVDAASVTTNRNVASTDVPAPDAYDGEIQIAVNHRNPNQMVASANTWGTAGAACNNDSTLSVFYSNDGGATWNFTCAPSNNVMALGTCTATVFGSDPALYWNDNNEVFLNYMLLCASQTTTKYAMVVARSADGGATWVKQGVIKNSWATTSLEDKNFYAIDNTATSPFYGRHYTCWDRGNNEKFAYSSNNGASWTEVDLPTALSGGLDLGCEIAVQKNGNVHVVFDTLTCGVSTCSNEQMYYTRSTNGGVSWSTPILVKDFNLVSFSSNSSPQVQADRGINPFGAVAVDNSGGACDGTLYAVYSDFASGSAADNDVWLTRSTNGGTTWNAAIKVNDDGLAGRTQFHPFVQVDQSTGHVVVAWHDARNDANNRKVEIYAARSTNCGVSVEANVKASLPSVEFNNSGIAYTDENTTDNPNGNPNQFGEYMGLDVVAGKAYVAWTDTRHFYPGSSTNAQKENVGFTTIDFGATGGAVCGNNLVESPEVCDGTNLAGQTCVSQGFTGGTLSCNATCSAFVTTACTTGSTQATFTSDAATDGYVRESTETSGTGNTSSATTATSTAIRAGDDASDRQYRGIVSFNTASLPDGAVIQSVELRLRRGTVSGTNPFGTHGSLLADMSPAFGGNTALASADFQNAASATAVCTLSAANANGDWSTCLLNAAGLAAVNKTGFTQFRVAFSLDDNDDTGADYVGFYSGDNATAANRPVLVVTYQ from the coding sequence ATGTCCAGGAGACTCGGAAGAAACGGAATTCTGTCTTGCTTCCTGCTGGTGGCCCTCGCAGGGGCGAGTGCGGCAAGCGCCGCTCTCGGCAAGGGCGCGCTCGAGCAGGAGCTCATCAAGCGGTACGAGGAGGCCAAGTCGAAGCCGGCCGTCCTGGCGCTCGATCCGGGGCTTTCCGGCCGGATGAACGACAAGGTGGCGCTCGACGCCTTCCTCGCCGCAATGCCGCTGTCGCCGCTCGAATACCTGAAGGTCGACATGAAGCTCAACCGCTACGAGATCGCGATTCCGCAGTTCCTCCAGCGGTCGCACGAGCGCTGGGTCGCTCTCCACGAGGCGACTGCGCGCACCCTCTACGGCGACGAGGAGGTCGACACCATCCTTTCCGGGTGGCCCGTCGACACCGGTGCGGACGTGGTCGGTAGCGGCGTCGACGCGGCTTCGGTGACTACCAACCGCAATGTGGCTTCGACCGACGTTCCGGCGCCGGACGCTTACGACGGCGAGATCCAGATTGCGGTCAACCACCGGAACCCGAACCAGATGGTTGCGTCGGCCAACACCTGGGGCACCGCCGGCGCCGCCTGCAACAACGACTCGACGCTCTCGGTCTTCTACTCGAACGACGGCGGGGCGACCTGGAACTTCACCTGTGCGCCGTCGAACAACGTCATGGCGCTCGGCACCTGCACGGCGACCGTCTTCGGCTCCGACCCGGCGCTCTACTGGAACGACAACAACGAGGTCTTCCTCAACTACATGCTGCTCTGCGCCTCGCAGACGACCACCAAGTACGCCATGGTCGTCGCCCGGTCGGCCGACGGCGGCGCGACCTGGGTCAAGCAGGGCGTGATCAAGAACTCCTGGGCGACCACCTCGCTCGAGGACAAGAACTTCTACGCCATCGACAACACGGCGACGTCGCCGTTCTATGGCCGCCACTACACCTGCTGGGACCGCGGCAACAACGAGAAGTTCGCCTACTCGTCCAACAACGGTGCCTCCTGGACGGAGGTCGACCTGCCGACCGCCCTTTCGGGCGGCCTCGACCTCGGTTGCGAGATCGCGGTGCAGAAGAACGGCAACGTCCACGTCGTCTTCGACACGCTGACCTGCGGGGTTTCCACCTGCTCGAACGAGCAGATGTACTACACGCGCTCGACCAACGGCGGCGTCTCGTGGTCGACGCCCATCCTGGTCAAGGACTTCAACCTGGTCAGCTTCTCGAGCAACAGCTCGCCGCAGGTGCAGGCGGACCGCGGCATCAACCCCTTCGGGGCAGTCGCCGTCGACAACTCCGGCGGGGCCTGCGACGGGACGCTCTACGCGGTCTACAGCGACTTCGCCTCGGGCTCGGCGGCGGACAACGACGTTTGGCTCACCCGCTCGACCAACGGCGGCACCACCTGGAACGCCGCGATCAAGGTCAACGACGACGGCCTCGCCGGGCGCACTCAGTTCCATCCGTTCGTACAGGTCGACCAGTCGACCGGGCACGTCGTCGTCGCCTGGCACGACGCGCGCAACGACGCCAACAACCGCAAGGTCGAGATCTACGCCGCCCGCTCGACCAACTGCGGTGTCTCGGTCGAGGCGAACGTCAAGGCGAGCCTGCCGTCGGTCGAGTTCAACAACAGCGGCATCGCCTACACCGACGAGAACACCACCGACAACCCGAACGGCAATCCGAACCAGTTCGGCGAGTACATGGGGCTCGATGTCGTCGCCGGCAAGGCGTACGTCGCCTGGACCGACACCCGGCACTTCTATCCGGGCTCCTCGACCAACGCGCAGAAGGAGAACGTCGGCTTCACGACGATCGACTTCGGCGCCACCGGCGGTGCGGTCTGCGGCAACAACCTCGTCGAGTCGCCGGAGGTGTGCGACGGGACCAATCTCGCCGGTCAGACCTGCGTGTCGCAGGGCTTCACCGGCGGTACCCTGTCCTGCAACGCGACCTGCTCGGCGTTCGTGACCACCGCCTGCACGACCGGTTCGACGCAGGCCACCTTCACCTCGGATGCGGCGACCGACGGCTACGTGCGTGAGTCGACCGAGACGTCCGGGACCGGCAATACCTCGAGCGCCACGACCGCGACGTCGACCGCGATTCGCGCCGGCGACGACGCGAGCGACCGCCAGTACCGCGGCATCGTCTCGTTCAACACGGCGTCGCTGCCGGATGGCGCGGTCATCCAGTCGGTCGAGCTTCGCCTCCGGCGCGGCACGGTGTCCGGGACGAATCCGTTCGGCACCCACGGCTCGTTGCTCGCCGACATGTCGCCGGCCTTCGGTGGGAACACGGCGCTCGCCAGCGCCGACTTCCAGAACGCAGCCTCGGCGACCGCGGTCTGCACGCTTTCGGCCGCCAACGCCAACGGCGACTGGTCCACCTGCCTGCTCAACGCCGCCGGCCTCGCGGCGGTCAACAAGACCGGCTTCACGCAGTTCCGCGTCGCCTTCTCGCTCGACGACAACGACGACACCGGCGCCGACTACGTCGGCTTCTACTCCGGGGACAACGCCACCGCGGCCAACCGTCCGGTGTTGGTCGTGACCTACCAGTAG
- a CDS encoding efflux RND transporter permease subunit, with translation MKLTDIFVRRPVLAVVVNLVILIAGLQAIRSLSVRQYPKSDIAVVRVTTAYIGADADLVRGFITTPLERVIASADGIDYLESSSAQGVSTITAHLALNYDTNAALTQIQAKVAQVRNDLPPEAEAPVIELETADAQFAAMYLGFASDELDQNQITDYLTRVVQPKLSAVAGVQRADILGDRTFAMRIWLKADKMAALGITPSQVQEALTRNNYLSALGRTKGSMVSVNLIANTDLRTAEEFRQLVVKQEQGTVVRLGEIADVVLGAENYDEDVRFNGQTATFMGIWVLPSANSLEVISRVREAMKEVQAQLPAGMTGGIPYDSTEYIRSAIDEVVSTLAETLLIVVVVIFLFLGSIRSLIIPVVAIPISLVGAIFLMLVAGFTINLLTLLAIVLAVGLVVDDAIVMVENVERHLHAGSPPFEAALLAARELVGPIVAMTITLAAVYTPVAIQGGLTGALFREFAFTLAGAVVVSGVVALTLSPMMGAKLLRQGDSERGFAGMIHRHFEIVRATYQRWLATTLENRSAVLVLWIAVLLLIIPFYLFSMQELAPNEDQSVVFGIVQAAPNATLDQTKLFSSRVNEVYRSFPETRATFQIVGPTSGFAGMVTKPWSEREKSTLELQGESAAELAKIPGVRVIPLVPPALPGGGDFPVDFVIASTAEPQQLLELAGQLVGKAFASGLFMFADADLKFDQPQAEVVFNRDLVRSQGVDLAQAGRDLSIMLGGNYVNRFSIQGRSYKVIPQIKRGERLTPEQLADIHITGPNGKLVPLSTVATLRTSTQPRELKRFQQLNAVRIQGVIPPGVPLDKALAFLEDEAAKLLPPGFTVDYAGQSRQLRTEGSKFLATFLLSAILIYLVLAAQFESFRDPFIILAGSVPLAIAGALLFSFLGLTTLNVYSQVGLITLVGLVSKNGILIVQFANHLQETGREKLTALIEAAGTRLRPILMTTAATVVGHLPLVFASGPGAGARNSIGIMLVSGMIIGTAFTLFVVPSIYMLVARDRASAAVLEKAARGEAAIGSGVSPEAV, from the coding sequence ATGAAACTGACGGACATCTTCGTTCGCCGACCGGTCCTCGCGGTCGTCGTCAATCTCGTCATCCTGATCGCCGGCCTCCAGGCGATCCGCTCGCTCTCGGTGCGCCAGTACCCGAAGAGCGACATCGCCGTCGTCCGCGTGACCACCGCCTACATCGGCGCCGACGCCGATCTCGTCCGCGGCTTCATCACCACGCCGCTCGAGCGGGTGATCGCCTCGGCCGACGGCATCGACTACCTCGAGTCGTCGAGCGCGCAGGGGGTGAGCACGATCACCGCCCACCTCGCGCTCAACTACGACACCAACGCCGCGCTCACCCAGATCCAGGCCAAGGTCGCGCAGGTGCGCAACGATCTGCCGCCCGAGGCCGAGGCGCCGGTGATCGAGCTCGAGACCGCCGACGCCCAGTTCGCGGCGATGTACCTCGGCTTCGCCTCCGACGAGCTCGACCAGAACCAGATCACCGACTACCTGACGCGGGTGGTGCAGCCGAAGCTTTCCGCGGTGGCCGGCGTGCAGCGCGCCGACATCCTCGGCGACCGCACGTTCGCCATGCGCATCTGGCTCAAGGCCGACAAGATGGCGGCGCTCGGCATCACTCCGTCGCAGGTGCAGGAGGCGCTCACGCGCAACAACTACCTGTCGGCGCTCGGGCGCACCAAGGGCTCGATGGTCTCGGTCAACCTGATCGCCAACACCGACCTGCGCACGGCCGAGGAGTTCCGCCAGCTGGTGGTCAAGCAGGAGCAGGGCACGGTGGTTCGTCTGGGCGAGATCGCCGACGTCGTGCTGGGCGCCGAGAACTACGACGAGGACGTTCGCTTCAACGGGCAGACGGCGACCTTCATGGGCATCTGGGTGCTGCCGAGCGCCAATTCGCTGGAGGTGATCTCGCGCGTCCGCGAAGCGATGAAGGAGGTGCAGGCGCAGCTGCCGGCCGGCATGACGGGCGGCATCCCCTACGACTCGACCGAGTACATCCGCTCGGCGATCGACGAGGTCGTCTCGACGCTCGCCGAGACCCTGCTCATCGTCGTGGTGGTGATCTTCCTCTTCCTCGGCTCCATCCGCTCGCTGATCATCCCCGTGGTCGCGATTCCGATTTCGCTCGTGGGCGCGATCTTCCTCATGCTGGTGGCAGGATTCACCATCAATCTGCTCACCCTGCTGGCGATCGTGCTGGCCGTCGGCCTGGTGGTGGACGACGCGATCGTCATGGTCGAGAACGTCGAACGGCACCTCCACGCCGGGTCGCCGCCGTTCGAGGCGGCGCTCCTCGCCGCGCGCGAGCTGGTCGGCCCGATCGTCGCGATGACGATCACGCTCGCCGCGGTCTACACGCCGGTGGCGATCCAGGGCGGCCTGACCGGTGCGCTCTTCCGCGAGTTCGCCTTCACGCTCGCCGGCGCGGTCGTCGTCTCCGGCGTGGTGGCCTTGACGCTCTCGCCGATGATGGGCGCCAAGCTCCTGCGCCAGGGCGACAGCGAGCGCGGCTTCGCCGGCATGATCCACCGTCATTTCGAGATCGTGCGCGCCACCTACCAGCGCTGGCTCGCCACCACGCTCGAGAATCGCTCGGCGGTGCTCGTGCTGTGGATCGCGGTGCTGCTGCTGATCATCCCCTTCTACCTGTTCTCGATGCAGGAGCTGGCTCCCAACGAGGACCAGAGCGTGGTCTTCGGCATCGTCCAGGCGGCACCCAATGCCACCCTCGATCAGACCAAGCTCTTCTCCTCGCGAGTCAACGAGGTCTATCGGTCGTTTCCGGAAACCCGCGCGACGTTCCAGATCGTCGGCCCGACGAGCGGCTTCGCGGGCATGGTGACCAAGCCCTGGTCCGAACGCGAGAAGAGCACGCTCGAGCTGCAGGGCGAGTCGGCGGCCGAGCTCGCCAAGATCCCGGGCGTGCGGGTGATCCCGCTGGTCCCGCCGGCGCTGCCCGGTGGCGGCGACTTCCCGGTGGACTTCGTGATCGCTTCGACCGCCGAGCCGCAGCAGCTCCTCGAGCTCGCCGGGCAACTGGTCGGCAAGGCCTTCGCGAGCGGCCTCTTCATGTTCGCCGACGCCGACCTCAAGTTCGACCAGCCGCAGGCCGAAGTCGTCTTCAACCGCGACCTCGTGCGCTCGCAGGGCGTCGATCTGGCGCAAGCCGGCCGCGACCTCTCGATCATGCTGGGCGGCAACTACGTCAACCGCTTCAGTATCCAGGGACGCAGCTACAAGGTCATCCCGCAGATCAAGCGTGGCGAGCGGCTGACCCCCGAGCAGCTCGCCGACATCCACATCACCGGGCCGAACGGGAAGCTGGTGCCGTTGTCGACCGTGGCGACGCTCCGAACGTCCACGCAACCGCGCGAGCTCAAGCGCTTCCAGCAGCTCAACGCGGTGCGCATCCAGGGGGTCATCCCGCCCGGTGTGCCGCTCGACAAGGCGCTCGCCTTCCTCGAGGACGAGGCGGCGAAGCTCCTCCCCCCCGGCTTCACCGTCGACTACGCCGGGCAATCGCGCCAGCTACGCACCGAGGGAAGCAAGTTCCTCGCGACCTTCCTGCTCTCGGCGATCCTCATCTACCTCGTGCTCGCGGCGCAGTTCGAGAGCTTCCGCGATCCCTTCATCATCCTCGCCGGCTCGGTTCCGCTCGCCATCGCCGGCGCACTGCTCTTCTCGTTCCTCGGCCTGACGACGCTCAACGTCTACAGCCAGGTCGGCCTCATCACGCTCGTCGGCCTGGTGTCGAAGAACGGCATCCTGATCGTGCAGTTCGCCAACCACCTCCAGGAGACCGGCCGCGAGAAGCTCACCGCGCTGATCGAGGCCGCCGGCACCCGCCTGCGCCCGATCCTGATGACCACCGCCGCCACCGTCGTCGGCCACCTGCCGCTCGTCTTCGCCTCCGGCCCCGGCGCTGGAGCGCGCAACTCGATCGGCATCATGCTCGTCTCCGGCATGATCATCGGCACCGCCTTCACCCTCTTCGTCGTGCCGTCAATCTACATGCTCGTGGCGCGCGACCGGGCTTCGGCCGCGGTCCTCGAGAAGGCAGCCAGAGGTGAGGCCGCGATCGGGTCCGGCGTCTCACCGGAGGCGGTGTGA
- a CDS encoding efflux RND transporter periplasmic adaptor subunit, with the protein MQSRTLKMVGAVALVVAALGTVKFFQVRAAMAKYAGFQPPPEAVTTVVVAEAAWPATLHSIGTVSAAQGVLVSADLPGIVARIAFESGAQVAKGALLVELDASQERAQLAAAESALKLAKIRLERFVGLREKRVAAQAELDQARAEAEQAEARVGEIRAVIERKTMRAPFAGRLGIRQINVGQYVRAGDPIAPLQTLDPIHVDFDVPQQAISSLAVGGKILVTAAGLASELAGQVTAIDSVLDPATRNVRVQATLANGEGLLRPGMFVETRLADGESERVIPIPASAIAYAPYGDSVFVVADLEGPDGKPYRGVRQQFVKLGPGRGDQVAVLSGLAPGAEVVSSGVFKLRNGAAVLVDNRTQPGNDAAPKPEDS; encoded by the coding sequence ATGCAGTCGAGAACGCTCAAGATGGTCGGCGCGGTGGCCCTCGTGGTCGCCGCGCTCGGAACGGTGAAGTTCTTCCAGGTCCGGGCCGCGATGGCCAAGTACGCCGGCTTCCAGCCGCCACCCGAAGCGGTGACCACCGTGGTGGTCGCCGAGGCCGCCTGGCCGGCCACGCTCCATTCGATCGGCACGGTGTCGGCCGCGCAAGGCGTCCTGGTGAGCGCCGATCTGCCCGGCATCGTGGCGCGCATCGCCTTCGAATCGGGCGCTCAGGTCGCCAAGGGCGCGCTCCTCGTCGAGCTCGATGCGAGTCAGGAGCGCGCGCAGCTCGCGGCGGCGGAGTCGGCGCTCAAGCTCGCGAAGATCCGCCTCGAGCGCTTCGTCGGGCTGCGGGAGAAGCGGGTCGCGGCGCAGGCCGAGCTCGACCAGGCTCGGGCCGAGGCCGAACAGGCCGAGGCGAGGGTCGGCGAGATCCGGGCGGTGATCGAACGCAAGACGATGCGGGCGCCGTTCGCCGGACGGCTCGGCATTCGCCAGATCAACGTCGGCCAGTACGTGCGGGCCGGGGACCCGATCGCCCCCTTGCAGACGCTCGATCCGATCCACGTCGACTTCGACGTCCCGCAGCAGGCGATCTCCTCGCTCGCGGTCGGCGGCAAGATCCTGGTGACGGCCGCGGGGTTGGCGAGCGAGCTCGCCGGGCAGGTGACCGCGATCGACTCGGTGCTCGACCCGGCGACCCGCAACGTCCGCGTGCAGGCGACGCTCGCCAACGGCGAAGGGTTGCTGCGACCCGGAATGTTCGTCGAGACGCGGCTCGCCGACGGCGAGAGCGAGCGCGTGATCCCCATTCCCGCCTCGGCGATCGCCTACGCCCCGTACGGCGATTCGGTCTTCGTGGTGGCTGACCTCGAAGGGCCCGACGGCAAGCCGTATCGAGGAGTTCGCCAGCAGTTCGTCAAGCTCGGACCCGGCCGCGGCGACCAGGTCGCCGTGCTGTCGGGCCTCGCGCCGGGAGCCGAGGTCGTCTCCTCGGGCGTCTTCAAGCTGCGCAACGGCGCCGCGGTGCTGGTGGACAACCGCACCCAGCCCGGCAACGACGCGGCGCCCAAGCCGGAGGACAGTTGA
- a CDS encoding TolC family protein, whose protein sequence is MAATVAGVESSYWTLVAARREISVREEAVRLAAEQLAETQVRIETGANPESEIAQPRAELERRQGELFASREAAVRAESTLKRLILSDDEPELWTDRLVPEESLEVASRPVDLTAAMGRALAERSELDALTAELERRRVESALARDAVLPALDAVLSYDRYGLAGRANPAAQPSGGSNRLHGGLSDSLDGLAAGDFSDARVGLRFSLPLGNRAARAEATRAASAERQAAAVLARARKAIRAEVLDAAAALETAAQRIAAARSAREAAEVQLESERARYGAGLSTNFLVLTRQNDLSRARLDEIAAQTDYRRADTELARVTGTLLVDRGIDVSSNSSSETR, encoded by the coding sequence TTGGCCGCGACCGTGGCCGGCGTGGAGAGCAGCTACTGGACCCTCGTCGCCGCGCGCCGTGAGATCTCCGTGCGCGAAGAAGCAGTACGGCTCGCCGCCGAGCAGCTCGCGGAGACCCAGGTCCGGATCGAGACCGGAGCCAACCCCGAGAGCGAGATCGCCCAGCCCCGCGCCGAGCTCGAGCGGCGCCAGGGGGAGCTCTTCGCCTCGCGCGAAGCAGCCGTGCGGGCCGAGAGCACGCTCAAGCGTCTGATCCTGAGCGACGACGAGCCGGAGCTCTGGACCGATCGGCTGGTGCCCGAGGAGTCGCTCGAAGTCGCTTCTCGTCCCGTCGACCTCACCGCGGCCATGGGACGCGCGCTCGCCGAGCGATCCGAGCTCGACGCTCTGACGGCCGAGCTCGAACGCCGGCGCGTCGAGAGCGCTCTCGCTCGCGACGCCGTGCTCCCCGCGCTCGACGCGGTGCTCTCCTACGACCGCTACGGGCTCGCCGGCCGGGCGAATCCCGCCGCCCAGCCCTCGGGCGGCAGCAATCGCCTGCACGGCGGGCTCTCCGATTCGCTCGACGGGCTGGCCGCCGGCGACTTCTCCGACGCCCGGGTGGGGCTGCGCTTCTCGTTGCCGCTCGGCAATCGCGCGGCCCGCGCGGAAGCCACGCGAGCGGCAAGCGCGGAGCGGCAGGCGGCAGCGGTGCTCGCGCGCGCCCGCAAGGCGATCCGCGCCGAGGTGCTCGATGCCGCCGCGGCGCTCGAAACCGCGGCGCAGCGCATCGCCGCCGCGCGCTCCGCGCGCGAGGCCGCCGAGGTCCAGCTGGAGTCGGAGCGCGCCCGCTACGGCGCCGGGCTCTCGACCAACTTCCTGGTGCTCACCCGCCAGAACGATCTCTCGCGGGCGCGGCTCGACGAGATCGCCGCCCAGACCGACTATCGCCGCGCCGACACCGAGCTCGCCCGGGTGACCGGGACGCTGCTCGTGGATCGCGGCATCGATGTCTCTTCCAATTCGAGCTCGGAGACCCGCTGA